taaaatgcttaagtGTAAGCCTAATAAAACATGTACAGAAATTGCAGGCTGAAAACTATAGAATGgtgataaaaaaatcaaaactataaataAGTGAAGAGACATAGTGTGATTATAGATTGTAAGATTCAACTAGGAAATATGTCAGCTCTCCATAAGTTGAAAGACACATTTATCACAATTGTTATCAAAATTCCAGAAAGCTTTTTTTGTGGACATAGGTGAGATTATTCTGTCTGTATCTCATCTATAAAGAAGTCCACAAAGGAGTGGGCATagctaaaaacaaagaaaaagtcagaGGAATGATTCTACTAGGTTTCAAGATTTATATAGCTAAAGTAACCAAGACTGTGTGTTCCTGGTGGAGAGACAgccacatagatcagtggaacagaataggaaACTCAGAAATTGCCTTACACAAGTACAACCAACTGATTTTCCACAAATTAACCCCAAATAGATCacaaacttaaatgtaaaatgtaaacttGTAGAAGAAATATAGGAAAAACTTTCAGACCTAGGGCTAAGTGAAAAGTTCTTGGAAACGAAGAGCGttaatccaaaaaagaaaaaaaatcaataaattggaagtgtaaaatgtaaaactttcaCTCTGTGAGACCCTGTGAAAAGGATAGATGGAAAGACaaactacagactgggagaaaaatcaCACATCTGGcaaagaacttgtatccagaatatagaaacaactgtcaaaacagtgaaaaacaaatgattcaatttgaagaaaaacatgaaaagatatttcactgaagagaatatacagatggcaaataagcacatgaaaagatgttcaacatcattagcaattagggaaatgcaaaaccacagtaaggttccctacatacctattagaaccactaaaattaaaaacagcgACACCATATAATCctgcaatcccacacctgggaatatatctgaagaaaactctaatttaagaAGGTACacgcacccccatgttcacagcagcactatttacaatagccaagacatggaagcaacctaaatgtccactgacagataaacagataaagacgatgttatacacacacacacacacacacacacacacacacacacacacacacactggaatactactcagccataaaaaagaatgaaataatgccacttgcagcaacatggatggacctcaggattaccatactaagtgaagtcagtcagacaaagacaaatatcatatgatatcacttatatgtggaatctaaaaaaatgatacaaagaaacttacttacaaaatagaaatagactcacagacacagaaaacaaacctatggctACCAAAATAGAaagtgggggaaggataaattaggagtttgggattaaaataGACAcgctactacatataaaatagataaacaaggacctactgtacagcacagagaactatattcaagatcttgcaataatggaaaggaatctgaaaaagaatatatatacatatatacatataaatgaatcattttgctgcacatctgaaactaacacaacattgtaaatcaactatacttcaattaaaaagtagtgacaataccaaatagtggaaaggatgcagagaaactggatcttTTATACACTGTGAAATGGTACAACCGTGCCCTGGAAAATTGTTTGGtagtttctttcttaaaaaactaaatatgcaaTGACTATACTACCCAGCCAATGCACTCTTGGGCctttattccagagaaatgaaaatttagttCCAGCAATTTGTAggcaaatgttcatagcagctttattttctAAGGGATTCgttaaataaaaagttatttttttagaccagttttaggttcacagcaaaattgagaagggACGGATTTCCCGTAGCTTTTTGCCCGCATTGCTGCAGGACCACTCCTATTTTCAACAtctggtacatttgttacaattgatgaatctACATTCAAATCACCCAAAGtgcatagtttacattaggatccACTCTTGGCGTtgcacattctatgggtttggaaaAATGTATGATGACATGAATCCACCAATATAGTATCACCCAGAGTATTCTCACCACCCTccaaatcctctgtgctctacctaCTCGTCTCTTCCCCTACTCCAATCCCTAGTAACCACTGctcttttttattgtttccttttccagaatgtcacatagttggaatcaaaCAGTATTTAGCCTTCTcactttggcttctttcacttagtgattaatatgcatttaagcttcTTCCATGTCTGTTTATagcttggtagctcatttcttttttagcgccaaataatattccattgtctgcatGTATCACCATTTATCTATCTtctcacctactgaagggcatcttggttgcttccaaattttggcattTATGAACAAAGCTACTATAAATCTCTGTGTGCAGATTTTTTCCTGGACATGAAATTTCAagtcctttgggtaaataccaaggagtgcagtTGTAGGATTATAAGGTCAGattacgtttagttttgtaagaaaccaccaaaatgTCTTCCAAAATGGCTAGACCGTTTTTCATTCTCACCatcaatgaatgagagttcctgttactCCACTTCCCTGCCAGCATTTGATGTTTTCACTGTTCCAGTTCTGggtcattctaatagatgtgcAGTGGTATCTCTTTATTGTTTTAGCTCTTTATGTTTTTACTATGCTCTCTGACTCATCAGATCTATGTTACTGCTAAATAGAAattaactgtttttgtttttgtttttgtttttttggccaGGCAGACGTCACATCCTTCGATGCATGGGTAACTTGGGAATCTGTAGACCCTCTTGCAAAAAGGCTGAACAGCCCTACCTCAACTGCAGAAATTATCAGTCATGCTGCCTCCAGTCCTACGTAAGGATAGACATTTATGGCAAGGAGGGGAAAAACGAATGGAGCCAAGAGAACCGCTGGCCAAAAATATCTTGAGTGCTAGTGATCACCATCCTCAACCTGCTGCCAATACCCCTCATTAAAATTCATGCACCTGCCAACCTTGTGTGTCTTTCATCCATTGGAAATCGCAGTGAGAGACTGGGTTTTGCATGGTGAGAGATCTGTCCCACTCTGGATCCAGACCTGTGAGAGAGAAGGCTGGAAACAACTGGAGTGaccaagagagagagaatctaGACACATCAGTGATGATGGGGAGAGAATGTGCTTGAGCCCATTGAGGAGGGGTTGCAGGGTGCAGGCAGAGCCGTGACTTAGTCTGTGCTATGTTGGACTCAGTGGTGGGGACCAGAACCAGTGGGAATGATGCATAGGGCAGTAGACGGAGGTCCTGTAACAAATACATCCTAGTCCACGGAAGAACTCCCTAACCAGCTGGTGTAATGTAAAATAAGTCTTCCTGTCAAGGTTTCAAGTTGTGATGCTGAATGTCTGTTTGGTGATTACCGTGGAAGGACCTGAAACATCAGATGACGTTGCTCTTTCTGATGATCGTTAAGGTCTTTTACTTCTTGAGAAGCTAGGAGGCTTGTGCCCTCAGTTACAACCAACACTAGCTTTTAAAGGTAAAATtctaatttgactttttaatgtcTTACCTCTACTAGTATCTTATTTTCTAATATCTgctaatatttccattttagttCCACATTTTGTCAAAAGGAGAGTAGCCGAGCTTGCCAATTATCTTTCTCGATTTCTCTGCTTGTCCTCAACGCTTTACAATTTGCTTTTGTGGTTATTGTTCTACTGATTCTGGCCAAGGTCACCAGCAgaacttgtttttaaaagtttcatattTGTTGCTCAATTTCTATCTCACTCGGCCTCTTGGTAGCATTTCCAACCACAGTTCATCCCCTCCTTGACAATCTTAACTTGACTGGCTTCTGTGgcttcactcttctttttttcctcctaactTTTGGGCTGctcttcatttattttggggTGTTCCTTTTCTGTCCTTTGTCTCACTGCATTCCTCCGAAGTTTCTCGTCTCTTGTGAGAATAAAaaccctcctccttcctgggaaAAGGTTGACAGCTCTATAGCCAtgatagtaaataaatattttgaaaggtttTAAACCTTTCTCA
Above is a window of Camelus dromedarius isolate mCamDro1 chromosome 18, mCamDro1.pat, whole genome shotgun sequence DNA encoding:
- the DEFB119 gene encoding beta-defensin 119 gives rise to the protein MKCLFLFLAILLATEPVVSGRRHILRCMGNLGICRPSCKKAEQPYLNCRNYQSCCLQSYVRIDIYGKEGKNEWSQENRWPKIS